From Pseudomonadota bacterium:
CATGTAACATGCTGATATGTTTAAATAATTCAACTTTTAATAAAAATATGATTTTTTTTGTAAAGTTTTCCTTATGGATGCCGATAATACCAATGAGAAGGATAGGTGTGCCTGCTTCCAGGCACAGCAGGTAACGTCGGGAGAACATAAGAAAGATGATCCGAGGAACATATTCCGCCCTTGGGGCGCTGCAGAGCTTTTCCAGAAAAGTCAGTTCCACTGCCAACAATGTGGCGAACTCCAACACTCCTGGATACAAAGCAACCCGTGTCACCTTTCAGGGAGGACCGACCCAGACCGTCTCCACCGCCTCCGGTCCGGAACAGATCGGCCAGGGTCCGGTGGTGGGTTCGATTTCACAAAACTTTAATCAGGGGTATCTTGAAGATACCGGCAATCCAACTGACATGGCGATCGGCGGCAACGGTTTCTTCATGCTGCGTGACCCTGAAAGCGGTGAAGCGGACATATTCAGCCGGGTGGGCGGCTTTGATTTCAACAAGGACGGGTTTCTGGTCAATCCGGCCGGCTATCATGTTCAGGGTTGGAGCCTTGATCCTGCAACCGGTGACAGACTGGGCAGTATCGGCGACATCAATCTCGGCAGCAGCACCTCCCCCGTGGCAACCCGGCAGGCGACAGTGATCTTCAATCTTGATTCCCGGACACCGAATGAAAACGTGAGTACAAGTCTTTTTGATTCCTGGGACGGCAGAAACGCCGCTTCTGCAAACCCTGCCGCACCCATCGATCCGGCTAATTTTGATTACTCCAGCACTTTCAGGGTCCATGATTCCCAGGGCGCAAGCCATGAGCTGACCGTTTATTTTGACCGGACTGCGAATGACAACGAATGGGAATTTCTGGTCACCACCGACCCTCTTGCCGACCGGAGATCCCTGGATAGCGCCCAGCAGACCGCTTTCGCCCCTCACGTCCGCTACTCGGCAGCGAATCATAAAGGCGCCGGGGCCATGATGTACGGCACCATCAATTTCAACGGCTCCGGACAGATCACCGCCCTGACCGCCTATGATGTTCCACCCGATGGACAGGTCTCGCCATCTCTTGCCACCAACCGGATGACACTTGCCGCCACCGACCCGTATTACCGACTGCCATTCAATACCACCGGGGACACCGCCAACCAGCAGATCGAACTGAATTTCGGAGCCCGGTTCTCCGGCCAGGGCACATCCTTTCAGCCGGAACCCCTTGCCTCGACCCAGTATGCCGACAATTCGACAACCATATTTCAGGATCAGGACGGATTCGCTGCAGGCTTCCTGAAAAATATCTCCGTTGACCGCAGGGGTATCATCAGCGCCGGTTATTCCAACGGCCAAGTTCTGCAGAAAGCCCAGGTCACCCTGGCCTCATTCAATAG
This genomic window contains:
- a CDS encoding flagellar hook protein FlgE, producing MIRGTYSALGALQSFSRKVSSTANNVANSNTPGYKATRVTFQGGPTQTVSTASGPEQIGQGPVVGSISQNFNQGYLEDTGNPTDMAIGGNGFFMLRDPESGEADIFSRVGGFDFNKDGFLVNPAGYHVQGWSLDPATGDRLGSIGDINLGSSTSPVATRQATVIFNLDSRTPNENVSTSLFDSWDGRNAASANPAAPIDPANFDYSSTFRVHDSQGASHELTVYFDRTANDNEWEFLVTTDPLADRRSLDSAQQTAFAPHVRYSAANHKGAGAMMYGTINFNGSGQITALTAYDVPPDGQVSPSLATNRMTLAATDPYYRLPFNTTGDTANQQIELNFGARFSGQGTSFQPEPLASTQYADNSTTIFQDQDGFAAGFLKNISVDRRGIISAGYSNGQVLQKAQVTLASFNSADGLKMVGAGVYRETAESGAPTTGAPGEIGLGRIGSNSLEQSNVELAEELPRLLLTRRFFQANLKIIQEEDKMLGSLLDIKS